The Aeromonas veronii genome includes the window ACGCTGGGGCGTCGTTTTTTCGTCATGTATGGCCAGACCGAGGCTGCACCACGCATCGCCTGGCTGGGGCACGATGAAGTGCTGGTTGCCCCCGATGCCATTGGCCGTGCCGTGCCGGGAGGGCATCTCACCTTGCGCCCCGAAGCGGGACTGCCCGAAGGGGAGGGGGAGCTGGTTTATGACGGTCCCAACGTCATGCTCGGTTATGCCGAAGGCTGGGCTGAGCTGTCGCACGGACGCGAGGTGGAGTCTCTCTTTACCGGCGATCTGGCTCGTTGCGACGAGGCGGGACGGTTCTATTTGACCGGACGTCTCAATCGCTTCCTGAAGCTCTTTGGCAAGCGGGTGAGCCTGTCGGATGTTGAGTGTTGGCTGCAGGCGCAGGGCTATCTCTGCGCTGCGACCGGTCGGGATGATCGCCTGCTGGTGGCCATCGAAGGGGAGCCGATGGCCTGTGACGAACTGCAACGGGAGATTGCCGGCTGGTTAAAGGTCCCCCCTTCCAGCGTGTTGATCCGTGTGCAGCCACTGCCGCGTCGCAGCAACATGAAAGTCGACTACCCGGCCCTGTTGGCGTTGCTGGAGGCATCATGAACGCATTACTGGATGCTTCAATATTTGGCCTGGCGCAACGAGAGAAGTCGGCTCTGCTGCTGACGCGTCTCAATGAGCTGACTGCTCGCCATCAGCAGGCTTGCCCCGCATACGCCAACGTCTTGTCGGCGTTTGGTTGGGGACAAGCCATCTCTTACGCCGAGCTGCCCTATCTCGCCGCCCGCCTGTTCAAACTGGCAAGGTGGAAAAGCGTACCGGAGGATGAGGTGTTCAAGGTACTTACCTCATCGGGCACCACGGGGACTGCGTCACAGATTGTGCTGGACAGAGAGACCGCTGCCCTGCAAAGCAAGGTGCTGGTGAAAATCCTGCAGGAGTTTGTCGGTAAACAGCGCCTGCCCATGCTGCTGGTGGAACAACCCGCGCTCATCCAGAATCGAAGCGGGTTTTCGGCACGTGGCGCCGGTGCACTTGGACTCTCTTTCCTTGGGCGTGACCACACTTATGCCCTTGATGAACAGATGCGTCCCAATTGGCCTGTGATCGAAGCCTTCTGCGAGAAATATGCCGGTCAGCCCGTACTGCTGTTTGGCTTCACCTTTATGGTATGGCAGTGCTTGTTGGAGCCGCTACGCGAGCGTGGACTGCAGTTGCCACTGGAGCAGGGCATCTTGTTCCACAGCGGTGGCTGGAAAAAATTGCAGCACCTGGCGGTGGACAATCCCGCTTTCAAGGCCCGTTGCCGCGAACAGCTGGGACTGAGCCGAGCTCACAACTTTTATGGGATGGTGGAGCAGGTAGGCTCTATCTTCGTCGAGTGTGAGCAGGGGCATCTCCATGCCCCCGTCTTTGCCGATTTGCTGGTGCGTGACCCGTTGACCCATCAACCGCTGGCAATAGGCCAACCAGGCTTGCTGCAGGTGCTTTCAGCCATACCGGGCAGTTATCCCGGTCACAGCCTGCTGACCGAGGATCTCGGCGTGCTGCTGGGGGAAGATGATTGCCCCTGTGGCCGCCATGGCCGTTATTTTCAGGTATTGGGGCGCCAGGCTGGCGCCGAGGTGAGGGGATGCAGCGACACCTTCCAATGATCCCGCCCGGGAGAATAACCGGGCTCTGGCAGGCGGGGCCGGCCGTCAGCTTCGTGGCACCGACGGGGAGCTGGCAGACGTTTTGCCCGCAGCCACTCTCCTGTTTTGCTCCCGTCATCTGCGATTTCGTGGCGGCGCTGTCAGCCCGATTGCAGCAGGAGGGGCGTCGCCATCCCGACCTGGCCGCGTTCGGTTTCTGGTTGCGACCACGCCAGCTGGCCAGAGAGAGCCTGCGACTGCAGGGAAGGGGAGCGATGGGGGTCACGTTTCATCTGGTACCCTCCAACGTGCCGACGGTGGCTTTCTACTCCTGGCTGGTGGCTCTGCTGATGGGCAACCCCTGCGTGGTGCGGCTGTCGTCACGCCGCGATCCGCAGCAGGAGGCCATGCTGGCGATCCTCAACGAACTGTTCAGCCTCGGTGAATGGCAAGAGATCGCCGCCCGTACCCGCTTCATTCGCTATGACCACGACGAGGGCATCACCGCCTGGCTGTCGGCGCGCTGCCGGCTGCGCATCATCTGGGGCGGCGACGAGACCATTCGCCAGGTGCGGGCCATTCCCCTGGCACCAATGGCGCAGGAAGTGGTATTTCCAGATCGCCGCTCGATGGCGGTGCTCGACAGCCGCTGGCTGGCCGGACTGGATCCGCAAGAGTGGCAACGGACGCTGGATGCCTTGCAGCAGGACAGCACCCGTTTCAACCAGCAGGCCTGCGCCTCGCCGACCACCCTCTGCTGGCTGGGTGAACCCGACGAGGGACTGCGCCGGCGCTTGCTGGAAGCCCTGTTTGCTCCCTTTGCCGCCGATCCCGCCCTGGCGATGGAGAGGCTCATCCACAGTCAACAAAATGCCGCCGAGCAGGGGGGAATGAAGGTGACCAGCTTGCCCGGCGTCACCTTATTGACTCCGACCAGCACGCTGCGGCTCGCACACGTCGGAGGAGGTACAGTTGCCGAATTTGTGGCCGATACCCTGAATGAGCTGCTGGCACAGCCCTGGGACATGCAGACCTGCGTCTGGGTCGGCGGTGACAGGGCCGGGGTCGAAGCGGTGCTGCCGACTGCCCCCACCTGCCGGATTGACCGGGTGGTGGCGCCAGGACAGGCGCTCGCATTCGAATGGCACTGGGATGGTATCGACATGCTGCAACTGTGCAGCCGTGGCCTCAGCCGACGCGAATAATCGGGTATGGTTCACATAAATCCTGTAGCTTCAATGGATTAGCTTGTCCAGGCATAGCTTTTGCATTAAATCTGACAGAGAGGGGAAGGGTTGACAGGGGCCGTGCAGTAGCCTTGCCCATTTTTTCTCATCCGCTTCTTTTCTATTCATTTTTCCTTGGATTTACCTATGAAAGTCAGCGTATTGGTGCCCGTCTACAACTTGGCGCGCTTCATCGAACCCTGCCTGCTCAGCCTGCTTGAACAGCAAACTGATTTCGAGTTCGAGGTGATCGCCATCGATGATGGCTCGAGTGATGACTCCTGGTCCATCATGCAGCGGCTGGCACGTCAGTGGCCGGGGCTGCGGGCCCTGCAAAATGAACAGAACATGGGGCTGGCCAGAACCCAGAAGCGGCTGCTTGCCGAAGCGCAAGGGGCTTACCTTGCCTATGTGGATGGAGACGACCTGGCCTTGCCGGGCAAGCTGCAGCGTCAGGTTGACTATCTGGACACACACCCCGGCTGCACGCTTTGTTACCATGAAGCGGAGATGTTTGACGATGAGACCGATGAGCGCATCAAGCTCTTCACCCGCGATTACTACAACGCCCATTACCTCGGACCCGTGATGACGCGGGAGGCGCTGATCCGCTTTGGGGTCTTCGTCAATGCCAGCTCCATCATGTTCCACCGCTATGACGGCATGGCTGATGCCATCGATGAAGGGTGCAAGATCATCCTTGATTACCCCTGGCACATCCTGAATCTCTCCCTCAACCCAGGGACTCTGGATTTCATTCCCGAGCCGCTGGGGCGTTACCGTTTTCATACTCAGAGCTTTGGTGGGCAGACCCGCAAGTCGGCAGAACGCCGTGAGCAGTCGCTGCACGATCTGCTGCGCGCCTGTGACAATGCCGCTATGTTCGATGCTGATCCCGTGATCATTGCCCAGGGACGTGCCCATCACTACTATTCCGCCGCGCTCTATTTTCTGCGCCAGGATGACGTCGTACGCTTCACGCAGCTTATCGAGCAGTCTGCCGCGGAGGTCGCGAAATTGGCGCCGGGTTGGTTCTTCGATGAGCGGCATCAACTGGCATGGACTCATCGGGCCCACCCATCCCAAGTTATGCAACAACTGTTTGGAGAGGCGGCGTGAACTATCAAGCAATCGTTATCGGCGCCGGACTCTCCGGAGCTGTCATGGCTGAGCGAATGGCCAGCCAGCTTGGCTGGAAGGTGCTGGTGCTGGAGCAGCGCGATCATATCGGCGGTAACTGTTTCGACGAGCAGGACGAGCACGGCGTGCTGATCCATCGTTATGGGCCGCACCTCTTCCATACCGACAGCAAGGTGGTGTGGGATTACCTGTCGCAGTTTACCGAATGGTTGCCATACGAACATCGTGTGTTGTCACGTATCGACGGGCAATTGGTGCCTATCCCGTTCAACCTGACCAGCATCGAGCGATGTTTCCCCGCCGATAAAGCCAGCGCCATGATCGAGACCCTTCGCACCCGGTTTGGTGACGGTGCCAGAGTACCGATCCTGGAGCTGCGAAAAGAACAGCATCCCCTGTTGGGTGAGCTGGCCGATTTCATCTATCAGAAAGCCTTCGTCAATTACACCAGCAAACAGTGGGGTGTGGCGCCAGACGAGATTTCTCCCGAGGTGACGGCGCGGGTGCCCGTGGTGGTCAGTCGGGATGATCGCTATTTCACCGATCCCTGGCAGGCGATGCCAGCCGATGGCTATACCGCCATGTTTGAGCGCATGCTTGCTAACCCGCTGATTGAGGTGAGGTTGTCTACTCCCATGGCGCAGCGTGTCAGACTGGACTGGCGGTTGAAGCAGGTTCTCTTGGATGAGGAGCCCTTTGATGGTCCCTTGATATATACCGGTATGCTGGACCAGCTGATGCCTGAAGAGGGGGAAAACCTGCCATATCGTTCGCTACGTTTCGAGCATCGCCATCTGACGCAGGAACAATTTCAACCGGCCACTACCGTCAATTATCCGAATGAAGAAGCCTTCACGCGGATCACCGAGTTCAAGCATTTCAGTGGGCAGGTGCATCCCGGTACCAGCATCGTATACGAATATCCCTGTGACTATCAGCCAAAACAGGGACTTGAGCCTTATTACCCGCTCTTTACAGACACGGCCAAGCAGCATTATCAAGCTTATCGTGATGAGTTAATCCAGTTCCCACAGTTGATTTCCCTGGGTCGCCTCGCTGAATACCGTTATTTTGATATGGATGATGCTGTTGATAATGTATTGAGACGTTTCACTCAAGTGGCGATGACATACTAACTGTTGGCAGTTGATACAAAATATTAGCTAGCGAGTAATGAAATGAAACCAATATGCGTGGTTATTTGCAATTTCAATAAACAAGATTACGTACTCGGAGCCATTGAGTCGGTACTAAAAACAGCAGACCAGTTGGCGGATGTTTTGGTTGTAGACAACGCGTCAACAGATGACTCAGCAGCATTGATTCGTCAGCTCTATCCTAATATTAGGCTTGATGTATTAAAAGAAAACATTGGTGGATCTGGGGGATTTGCTCATGGCATGCATCAAGCACAACAAATGGGGTATCGTTATATTACATTGCTGGATAATGATGCTGTAGTACTACCAAACACCTTAGCTGGGATGATGGATTTACTGGCGAACCACAGCGATATAGGTGTGGTTGGACCAGCAGTATGCAAGATGGATAATCCGGAGGTCGTACAGGAGGTTGGTGCTAACGTTTCTTTGAAGGATGCTACTTTTAGTTTTCACCTTAATTTTGCAGGTGAATCTTATGCTTCGATAGCAATGGAACTGGTAGATTGTGATTATGTGCCCGCTTGTTGCCTGATGACAAAGGCGGAAATTATCCAACAGATTGGGGGATTTGATGAGGATTTTTTCCTTTATTGGGATGACATCGATTGGTGTGTTCGAGTCAAAGATGCCGGTTGGCGTGTAGTCGCACAACCACGACTACAGGCTTTGCACAAGGGAGGTGGGGCCAATGCAACGAATACATTGCCTCGCTACTACTACTGGCGTAACAAACTACGCTTCTTCGCAAAACATCCCGTTCGTTACCCTCCGCATCAGGTTCAGCACTATGTACAACGTAGCTTGGCGAGAAGTATCACTTTCCAGCATTTGAACGCTATGGACGAATTGCTTGTTGCCATGCAACGTGGGTTACAAGATGCCGCTACCGGCATCGGTGGGCGTTATCAGGGCGGAGCCTTTCCGGATCGCGGTAGTGGCAAGAAAAAGCTGCTTCACACGATGATACCGCCCGGGGTTTATTTGTTAGATACACGCGCCGTGGCAAACGCTGATATGTCCGCAGCAAGAAAGCACAATAGCCTGTGCCGTTTCATCGTCAGTTGTGGCCAATTTAGTGTAGATAGTCACAGTTTTATGCTAGATCCGGCATTGTATGAGGCCTTGTCGAAGAGCATTCGAGAGTGGCCAGAATGCGTCACTACAGTCCCACTGTCTGAGTTGCCCAATGTAACCCATCTGGTCGTGGTTCCTCACCTGTTTGATATTACTTCAACCGAGGTAGCACATGATGAGCTGCTAACCGACCTGTTCTGGAATTTGTTACCACAGACTGTCGACGGGGCGACTGCCTTGAAGATGGCCACAGTGTTGGAGTCGTCGCGTCAGTCAGTCGATGCATTTTTTGCTGTGGAGGCATGATGAATACAATAGGGTTATACGGGTCCATACTGACGGTTTATAACGTGAACCTTAAAACGCGTGGTCACATGGGTGTTATGCGAAAAGTGTTGGCTCAGGCACAGGGATTTAGTCTGAACCACAAACAGGTTCATATGGTCTGTGGTGATGGCCCTAACATTGTGCGACTGGTGTTCGAAGAGGGTCGAGAAGTTCAGCGCGAGATCATCACTGCAACTGTGGTGCCTGGAGATTTCTTTGTACATGTCGCGGTATGGATTGCTGGGCAACAGGCGATGGCACGCTCGTTCGAATGGGCCTACGTCCGCTATAACCCGATGCATAACGACGAGTTAGTGCAATTGGCTCGCCAATTACGTGATGTGGAAGTTCCCTTGTTCATCGAGATGTACACACTGGAATATCAGAATGAATTGCCAGCACTAGTGGCCAAGGCGGATCAGGCATTTTTTCTGCAACTGGCACCGCTTGTGGCTGGATTCTTTACCCCCAGTCAAGTGGCGGAGAGATCCACCTTGCAAGGCAGACCCATTCGCAAGATGGGTAACGGGGCGACCTGGATTGAACCTCAAGCGCCAGAGCCCAAGCTGGATATCCGCAAAGCTTTCCATCTGTTGGGGGTTGGCTATCTAGCACGCTGGCATGGGTATGACCGTCTGTTCCCACTGATACCTGACTTCGTTAAAGCCTACCCGAATGTCGATCTGCGATTGTTCCTTGTGGGTCAGGGGCCGGCATCCGAACAATTAGCGCAACAGGCTCAGGAATTGGGTGTTGCCGACTATGTGACATTTACCGGTGCACTGGATCCGCAGTGTCTAGCCAATCGTTATTCTGGTGTGCATTTGGGCATCGGGACCTTAGGTTGCCATCGTACCGGAATTACTTATGCAGAAGCGCTAAAACATCGTGAATTCATGTTTTATGGTCTGCCATTTATTTACAGTCTTCAGGACAGTTTTAGTGATGACCAACTGGAAGGTGTCTGGCGCCAGCCAACTGATGAAAGTCCAATAAATCTTATTACCATTTATGAGAAATATCTAGATCTGCCTCAAGTGGATTTATTTTATGGATTGATGAAATATGCCAAGTCTCATTTTACTTGGCAGATGAAAACTAAAAATATCATGACTGAAATTCAGAAACAGTTGAGAGTAAGTTAATTAATAGAAATACACCCATCAAGCTAAACTGTTTAGTTATATAAACCGTCCTAATGATATAGGTGAAATTGGTCAGATTGTTTACATTCAAGAGTAACTGTGCCCGCTCACCATTGAGTCTGAATATCAGGATGATAGATTAGTCGCTGCCAAATTATTTCCATTCTATGAGACCTAATGAATCAGGGGCCTGAAGGACTAGGTTGATAATGAATATATAGTCTGGTGGAGATGACACATAATTATCAGCACCAAGTTTTACCGACATACCTTCCTATCTTGATGGAATGTTTTGTGCCGTGTTATACTATTACCATAAAAATGAGAAATATTACTTCTCAAGTAAAATAAAGGTACTTTTTGCCGATGATTTTTTCCAGATACACTGGGTCCACAAGCGCTTTCTTGATTTATTGATAAGGACTGTTTAGTCGGTTGTATTGGATCTTTTA containing:
- a CDS encoding acyl-protein synthetase, with amino-acid sequence MNALLDASIFGLAQREKSALLLTRLNELTARHQQACPAYANVLSAFGWGQAISYAELPYLAARLFKLARWKSVPEDEVFKVLTSSGTTGTASQIVLDRETAALQSKVLVKILQEFVGKQRLPMLLVEQPALIQNRSGFSARGAGALGLSFLGRDHTYALDEQMRPNWPVIEAFCEKYAGQPVLLFGFTFMVWQCLLEPLRERGLQLPLEQGILFHSGGWKKLQHLAVDNPAFKARCREQLGLSRAHNFYGMVEQVGSIFVECEQGHLHAPVFADLLVRDPLTHQPLAIGQPGLLQVLSAIPGSYPGHSLLTEDLGVLLGEDDCPCGRHGRYFQVLGRQAGAEVRGCSDTFQ
- a CDS encoding acyl-CoA reductase, which codes for MIPPGRITGLWQAGPAVSFVAPTGSWQTFCPQPLSCFAPVICDFVAALSARLQQEGRRHPDLAAFGFWLRPRQLARESLRLQGRGAMGVTFHLVPSNVPTVAFYSWLVALLMGNPCVVRLSSRRDPQQEAMLAILNELFSLGEWQEIAARTRFIRYDHDEGITAWLSARCRLRIIWGGDETIRQVRAIPLAPMAQEVVFPDRRSMAVLDSRWLAGLDPQEWQRTLDALQQDSTRFNQQACASPTTLCWLGEPDEGLRRRLLEALFAPFAADPALAMERLIHSQQNAAEQGGMKVTSLPGVTLLTPTSTLRLAHVGGGTVAEFVADTLNELLAQPWDMQTCVWVGGDRAGVEAVLPTAPTCRIDRVVAPGQALAFEWHWDGIDMLQLCSRGLSRRE
- a CDS encoding glycosyltransferase family 2 protein, whose protein sequence is MDLPMKVSVLVPVYNLARFIEPCLLSLLEQQTDFEFEVIAIDDGSSDDSWSIMQRLARQWPGLRALQNEQNMGLARTQKRLLAEAQGAYLAYVDGDDLALPGKLQRQVDYLDTHPGCTLCYHEAEMFDDETDERIKLFTRDYYNAHYLGPVMTREALIRFGVFVNASSIMFHRYDGMADAIDEGCKIILDYPWHILNLSLNPGTLDFIPEPLGRYRFHTQSFGGQTRKSAERREQSLHDLLRACDNAAMFDADPVIIAQGRAHHYYSAALYFLRQDDVVRFTQLIEQSAAEVAKLAPGWFFDERHQLAWTHRAHPSQVMQQLFGEAA
- the glf gene encoding UDP-galactopyranose mutase, which produces MNYQAIVIGAGLSGAVMAERMASQLGWKVLVLEQRDHIGGNCFDEQDEHGVLIHRYGPHLFHTDSKVVWDYLSQFTEWLPYEHRVLSRIDGQLVPIPFNLTSIERCFPADKASAMIETLRTRFGDGARVPILELRKEQHPLLGELADFIYQKAFVNYTSKQWGVAPDEISPEVTARVPVVVSRDDRYFTDPWQAMPADGYTAMFERMLANPLIEVRLSTPMAQRVRLDWRLKQVLLDEEPFDGPLIYTGMLDQLMPEEGENLPYRSLRFEHRHLTQEQFQPATTVNYPNEEAFTRITEFKHFSGQVHPGTSIVYEYPCDYQPKQGLEPYYPLFTDTAKQHYQAYRDELIQFPQLISLGRLAEYRYFDMDDAVDNVLRRFTQVAMTY
- a CDS encoding glycosyltransferase family 2 protein — encoded protein: MKPICVVICNFNKQDYVLGAIESVLKTADQLADVLVVDNASTDDSAALIRQLYPNIRLDVLKENIGGSGGFAHGMHQAQQMGYRYITLLDNDAVVLPNTLAGMMDLLANHSDIGVVGPAVCKMDNPEVVQEVGANVSLKDATFSFHLNFAGESYASIAMELVDCDYVPACCLMTKAEIIQQIGGFDEDFFLYWDDIDWCVRVKDAGWRVVAQPRLQALHKGGGANATNTLPRYYYWRNKLRFFAKHPVRYPPHQVQHYVQRSLARSITFQHLNAMDELLVAMQRGLQDAATGIGGRYQGGAFPDRGSGKKKLLHTMIPPGVYLLDTRAVANADMSAARKHNSLCRFIVSCGQFSVDSHSFMLDPALYEALSKSIREWPECVTTVPLSELPNVTHLVVVPHLFDITSTEVAHDELLTDLFWNLLPQTVDGATALKMATVLESSRQSVDAFFAVEA
- a CDS encoding glycosyltransferase → MNTIGLYGSILTVYNVNLKTRGHMGVMRKVLAQAQGFSLNHKQVHMVCGDGPNIVRLVFEEGREVQREIITATVVPGDFFVHVAVWIAGQQAMARSFEWAYVRYNPMHNDELVQLARQLRDVEVPLFIEMYTLEYQNELPALVAKADQAFFLQLAPLVAGFFTPSQVAERSTLQGRPIRKMGNGATWIEPQAPEPKLDIRKAFHLLGVGYLARWHGYDRLFPLIPDFVKAYPNVDLRLFLVGQGPASEQLAQQAQELGVADYVTFTGALDPQCLANRYSGVHLGIGTLGCHRTGITYAEALKHREFMFYGLPFIYSLQDSFSDDQLEGVWRQPTDESPINLITIYEKYLDLPQVDLFYGLMKYAKSHFTWQMKTKNIMTEIQKQLRVS